GTGACGCGTTCGCCCGAACTGCCGCGCCCGTCCCAGGCCACGCGGTGCTCGCCGGCGCCAACGCCCGGCATGAACGAGTGCCACACGCGGCTGCCCCCGACGCTGAAGATCTCGGCCGTGGCGTCGCCGGACCTGACTATGTGGAAACGCAGCTCCACGCTGCCGCGCGCCGGGTTCGGCGAGGGCCGGTAGAGCGTGAAGACCGTGGGGCGCGGCCCGCCCACCCCCACCGCCGAGGCGGTGATGTGGAACAGGCTGTCACCCAGGTCCGCCGCCGCATTGACGGCGTGGTCGAAGGCCGTCACCCGCACCACCGCGCTGTCGCTGAGCACGGCCGGCAGCAGCCACGGGTAGCTTCCGCTGTTGGCCAGCGAGTGCGCCAGGGTGATCCATGCGCCGCCCGTGCCGGTCAGCGAGTAGTCCACGTTCACCGAGTCCACCCCGACGTTGTCGGTCGCGGTCCAGGTGACGTTGTGCGTGGAGCCACCCACCCACGACTCGCCGCCGACCGGCGAGGTCACCACGACCACCGGCGCCATGGTGTCGAGCGGCGGAAGGATGTGGAAGGCCGAGTCGCTCTGCGCCGTCCCGGTGTTCGAGGCGGCGTCCAGCGCCCGCACGCGCACGAAGGCGCTGTCGGTGGCCGGGCCGGGCAACGTCCACGGATAGCTGCCGGTGTTGGCCAGGCCCGAGGCGACCGGAATCCAGGGGCCGCCCGCGCCGTGGCGCGAGTAGTCCAGGCTGACCGAGGCCACACCCACGTCGTCGGTGGCGGTCCAGTTGATGTTGTGCGCGCTGCCCTCGTACCACGCCTCCCCACCCACCGGCGAGGCCACGGCCACCGCCGGCGCCGACTGGTCGGCGATGGCGAAGTCCGCCGCGCTCGACGCGGACGCGGAGTTGGAGGCCGCATCGTGCGCCGTGACGCGGACCCGCGCGGTGGTGGACGGCGTGGCAGGCACGGTCCAGGCGTACGAGCCGGAGTTGGCGATGCCGGTGCCGATCGGGTGCGCGTACGTGGCGCCGCCGTCGGTCGAGTAGGCCAGGTCCACCGAGGTCACGCCCACGTTGTCGGTGGCCGTCCAGGTGATGTTTTGACCGGAGCCCACGGCCCACGTCTCGCCACCCGCCGGGGCGGTGAGGCTGGCCGAGGGCGGGGCCTGGTC
The DNA window shown above is from Candidatus Eisenbacteria bacterium and carries:
- a CDS encoding T9SS type A sorting domain-containing protein, giving the protein TGIANSGSHPWTVPATATATARVRATAHDAAANTAASSSPADFAIADQASPVVTVTSPSGGEDWAMGSGHNITWTATDNVAVTDVDLAYSTDGGATYPNTIATGIANSGSYAWTVPGVPTAAARVRVTAHDGASNATSAASAANFTISDQAPPSASLTAPAGGETWAVGSGQNITWTATDNVGVTSVDLAYSTDGGATYAHPIGTGIANSGSYAWTVPATPSTTARVRVTAHDAASNSASASSAADFAIADQSAPAVAVASPVGGEAWYEGSAHNINWTATDDVGVASVSLDYSRHGAGGPWIPVASGLANTGSYPWTLPGPATDSAFVRVRALDAASNTGTAQSDSAFHILPPLDTMAPVVVVTSPVGGESWVGGSTHNVTWTATDNVGVDSVNVDYSLTGTGGAWITLAHSLANSGSYPWLLPAVLSDSAVVRVTAFDHAVNAAADLGDSLFHITASAVGVGGPRPTVFTLYRPSPNPARGSVELRFHIVRSGDATAEIFSVGGSRVWHSFMPGVGAGEHRVAWDGRGSSGERVTSGLYFVRVSCAEGVRTARMVRLP